A single genomic interval of Alcaligenes sp. SDU_A2 harbors:
- a CDS encoding efflux RND transporter periplasmic adaptor subunit: MSSAVSIEAALLGGEQRCRQTADVHELAFTIVNETWQIWPYRQAQLWQFGPLGPQCSAISGLATLPEDSPFTVWSRRLMRALAPGLGQRLHVLHFDQIAAQGAPAELPMLTPELIAGWEEWWPPHLVLVPLFHQGRSLGVVLFLLDEPPPMTALQVFARMQLSWSHCLWALAPATHRKPWLRLPTGRKRWLALALVLLILAIPIRQSALAPAEIVPSDGTAIASPLDGVIQTFHVAPNQMVKAGDPLYSLDDTTLRNRREITARALEVAAAELLSAQQRAFTDPKASSEIAVLQGRIAERRAELQAVQEQLKRIEVTAPRDGVAVFTDASDWQGKPVVTGERVMQLADPRDVSVRLFLPVADAIALEPGADIRVFLDVAPLSPLAATLEQTSYQSVLSTDGIASYSLRGSLQDSEQARIGLKGTAKVYGDKVPLIYYLLRRPVAAMRQWSGL, translated from the coding sequence ATGAGTTCTGCTGTTTCGATTGAAGCCGCCCTGCTGGGCGGCGAACAGCGCTGCCGCCAGACCGCCGATGTACACGAGCTGGCCTTCACCATCGTCAACGAAACCTGGCAGATCTGGCCGTATCGCCAGGCCCAGCTTTGGCAATTCGGCCCGCTGGGGCCGCAGTGCAGCGCCATCTCGGGCCTGGCCACATTGCCGGAAGACAGTCCCTTTACCGTGTGGTCGCGCCGCCTGATGCGCGCCCTGGCCCCCGGCCTGGGCCAGCGCCTGCATGTGCTGCACTTTGACCAGATCGCCGCCCAAGGCGCGCCGGCCGAACTGCCCATGCTGACGCCCGAACTGATCGCCGGCTGGGAAGAATGGTGGCCGCCCCATCTGGTGCTGGTGCCGCTGTTTCATCAGGGCCGCTCCTTGGGCGTCGTTCTGTTCCTGTTGGATGAACCGCCCCCGATGACGGCGCTGCAAGTATTTGCCCGCATGCAATTGAGTTGGTCCCACTGTTTATGGGCCCTGGCTCCAGCTACCCATCGAAAACCGTGGCTGCGACTACCCACGGGTCGCAAGCGCTGGCTGGCCCTTGCCTTGGTTCTGCTGATCCTGGCCATTCCCATTCGCCAGTCCGCGCTGGCACCAGCCGAAATCGTCCCCTCGGACGGCACGGCCATTGCCTCGCCGCTCGATGGCGTGATCCAGACCTTTCATGTGGCCCCCAACCAGATGGTCAAGGCCGGCGATCCGCTGTACTCGCTGGATGACACCACCTTGCGCAACCGGCGCGAGATTACCGCCCGTGCGCTGGAGGTGGCCGCCGCCGAACTGTTGTCGGCCCAGCAACGCGCCTTTACCGACCCCAAAGCCAGCAGCGAGATCGCCGTGCTGCAAGGCCGTATCGCCGAACGCCGCGCCGAACTGCAGGCCGTGCAAGAACAATTGAAGCGCATCGAGGTCACGGCACCACGCGACGGCGTCGCCGTCTTTACCGATGCCAGCGATTGGCAAGGCAAACCGGTCGTGACCGGCGAGCGCGTCATGCAATTGGCCGACCCCCGTGACGTCAGTGTGCGTCTGTTTCTGCCCGTGGCCGACGCCATCGCCCTGGAACCCGGCGCGGATATACGCGTTTTCCTGGACGTGGCCCCGCTCTCGCCATTGGCCGCCACCTTGGAACAAACCAGCTATCAATCCGTGCTTTCCACGGACGGCATTGCATCCTACAGTCTGCGCGGCAGCCTG
- a CDS encoding TolC family protein has translation MQSKLKKIGALTTLTLALAGCSTVTPTPFTEDEIKERVAADRVQMYADQEPITGPLSFNEAAARALKYNLDYRLKLMENALAKGLLDVSRWDMMPRMLVGAGYSTRNNDSGGRSINIETREESLAPSTSQERSHTMANMEISWNLLDFGVSYYRAQQKADQYLMAKERERKVIQNVLQDTRNAYWRALGAQKLITRVDALILRVEEALEQSRRVEKQGLLPQPVALGYQRALLDAVGLLSLRRQELELARAELSALLSLPPGTQYTLAESHIPQLPPVPNDLEKLETIALERRPELMEEWYRKRVTANDIKAAMVLALPGIQLDFLNVQYDSNRYLHNNSWTESGVRLSWNLFRLASLPTLKRAHEAQNRTDDFRRMALGMAVLTQVRIGAQRYALARSDLKLAEESARVDNRLLNYARAAKSSRVDSELEVIRAEARQLLSEYQQYSSYANAQSAWGRLYNSVGLDVLPDEIASLDVATLAQAIGKTTGQWEDSVFANGTPAPIPTVKTDAITVSANTVSK, from the coding sequence ATGCAGAGCAAACTGAAAAAAATTGGCGCACTGACTACGCTGACACTGGCTTTGGCGGGTTGTTCCACGGTTACGCCCACACCATTTACCGAGGACGAAATCAAAGAACGTGTCGCCGCCGACCGGGTACAGATGTACGCCGACCAAGAGCCCATTACCGGCCCCTTGAGCTTTAACGAAGCCGCCGCGCGCGCCCTGAAGTACAACCTGGACTATCGTCTGAAGCTGATGGAAAACGCCCTGGCCAAGGGCCTGCTGGACGTATCGCGCTGGGACATGATGCCGCGCATGCTGGTCGGTGCCGGCTACTCCACCCGTAATAACGACTCGGGCGGTCGCTCCATCAATATCGAAACCCGCGAAGAATCGCTGGCCCCCTCCACCTCCCAGGAACGCAGCCATACCATGGCAAACATGGAGATTTCCTGGAATCTGCTGGACTTTGGCGTTTCGTACTACCGCGCACAGCAAAAGGCCGACCAGTACCTGATGGCCAAGGAGCGCGAGCGCAAGGTCATCCAGAACGTCTTGCAGGACACCCGCAACGCCTACTGGCGCGCGCTGGGTGCCCAGAAACTGATTACCCGCGTCGATGCCCTGATCCTGCGCGTGGAAGAGGCGCTGGAACAATCCCGCCGCGTAGAAAAACAAGGACTGCTGCCCCAGCCGGTGGCCCTGGGCTACCAACGCGCCCTGCTCGATGCAGTGGGCCTGCTGTCGCTGCGCCGTCAGGAACTGGAACTGGCGCGCGCCGAGCTGTCGGCTCTGCTGAGCCTGCCGCCCGGCACCCAGTACACCCTGGCAGAAAGCCATATCCCCCAGTTGCCGCCCGTACCGAACGACCTGGAAAAACTGGAAACCATCGCCCTGGAGCGTCGCCCCGAGCTGATGGAAGAGTGGTACCGCAAGCGCGTGACCGCCAATGACATCAAAGCCGCTATGGTGCTGGCCCTGCCCGGCATCCAGTTGGATTTCCTGAACGTGCAGTACGACAGCAACCGCTACCTGCACAACAACTCCTGGACCGAATCGGGCGTGCGCCTGTCCTGGAACCTGTTCCGACTGGCCAGCCTGCCCACCCTCAAACGCGCCCATGAAGCGCAGAACCGCACGGACGACTTCCGCCGCATGGCGCTGGGCATGGCCGTGCTGACTCAGGTGCGCATCGGCGCGCAGCGCTACGCGCTGGCCCGCTCCGACCTGAAACTGGCCGAAGAATCCGCCCGCGTGGATAACCGCCTGTTGAACTACGCGCGTGCCGCTAAAAGCTCGCGTGTAGACTCCGAACTGGAAGTGATCCGCGCCGAAGCACGCCAGTTGCTGAGCGAATACCAGCAGTACTCCAGCTACGCCAATGCGCAATCGGCCTGGGGCCGGCTGTACAACTCCGTTGGCCTGGATGTCCTGCCGGACGAGATCGCCAGCCTGGATGTGGCCACTCTGGCCCAGGCCATCGGCAAGACCACCGGTCAGTGGGAAGACAGCGTCTTTGCCAATGGCACGCCAGCCCCCATTCCCACCGTCAAAACCGACGCCATCACGGTTTCCGCCAACACGGTTTCCAAGTAA
- a CDS encoding efflux RND transporter periplasmic adaptor subunit: MTRTFSTGMAWTQGARLLGAALGLALAPAVLAQSADTHNADAVRVLISPAQETTLVAPMAGNIKTLPVSLGSAFKQGELLMGFDCAEGQAKARIARAELRAARENHQAKTRLRSLDAAGDVEVNLAAADVEKNAGQVELARVQTDFCAIKAPFDGRVARLHIKQFQGVSPGAPLVDLISDGPLKIRVNAPSKWLSQLRVGNSFEIAVDETGKRYPAKVSAVGARIDAAAQAIEIEGLLDGEFPELLAGMSGTIHFPDAQ; the protein is encoded by the coding sequence ATGACCCGCACCTTCTCTACGGGAATGGCATGGACTCAGGGAGCGCGCCTGCTGGGCGCGGCCCTGGGCCTGGCCCTGGCTCCCGCCGTCCTGGCCCAGTCCGCGGACACCCACAATGCCGATGCTGTCCGCGTGCTGATCTCGCCCGCCCAGGAAACCACGCTGGTCGCCCCTATGGCCGGCAATATCAAGACCTTGCCCGTCAGCCTGGGCAGCGCCTTCAAACAGGGCGAATTGCTGATGGGCTTTGACTGCGCCGAAGGCCAGGCCAAAGCGCGCATTGCCCGCGCCGAACTGCGCGCCGCCCGCGAAAACCATCAGGCCAAGACACGCCTGCGCTCGTTGGACGCGGCAGGCGATGTCGAGGTCAATCTGGCTGCCGCCGATGTGGAAAAGAACGCCGGGCAGGTCGAACTGGCGCGTGTGCAGACAGACTTCTGCGCCATCAAGGCTCCTTTCGACGGCCGTGTGGCTCGTCTGCACATCAAACAGTTTCAGGGTGTCAGCCCCGGCGCGCCGCTGGTGGACCTGATCAGCGACGGTCCGCTGAAAATCCGCGTCAATGCTCCGTCCAAATGGCTGTCGCAACTGCGCGTGGGCAATTCCTTCGAGATTGCCGTGGATGAGACCGGCAAGCGCTATCCTGCCAAAGTATCGGCGGTGGGCGCGCGCATCGACGCTGCCGCCCAAGCCATTGAAATCGAAGGCCTGCTGGACGGCGAATTTCCCGAACTGCTGGCCGGCATGAGCGGCACGATCCACTTCCCCGACGCCCAATGA